From one Mustela nigripes isolate SB6536 chromosome 16, MUSNIG.SB6536, whole genome shotgun sequence genomic stretch:
- the GJD3 gene encoding gap junction delta-3 protein, giving the protein MGEWAFLGSLLDAVQLQSPLVGRLWLVVMLIFRILVLATVGGAVFEDEQEEFVCNTLQPGCRQTCYDRAFPVSHYRFWLFHILLLSAPPVLFVIYSVHRAGKEAGGADAGPGPRPPPRRRCYLLSVALRLLAELAFLAGQALLYGFRVAPHFACAGPPCPHTVDCFVSRPTEKTVFVLFYFAVGLLSALLSVAELGHLLWKGRPRAGRCRQGAERDGRRHRAHEEAQQLLPPPPPPLPPIPPSRRPRPDDPSGPPAYAHPGPAGDSEGGSGRSKASLATVRQDLAI; this is encoded by the coding sequence ATGGGGGAGTGGGCGTTCCTGGGCTCGCTGCTGGACGCCGTGCAGCTGCAGTCGCCGCTCGTGGGCCGCCTGTGGCTGGTGGTCATGCTGATCTTCCGCATCCTGGTGCTGGCCACGGTGGGCGGCGCCGTGTTCGAGGACGAGCAGGAGGAGTTCGTGTGCAACACGCTGCAGCCGGGCTGCCGCCAGACGTGCTACGACCGCGCCTTCCCCGTCTCCCACTACCGCTTCTGGCTCTTCCACATCCTGCTGCTCTCGGCGCCGCCCGTGCTCTTCGTCATCTACTCGGTGCACCGGGCCGGCAAGGAGGCGGGCGGCGCGGACGCGGGGCCCgggccccggcccccgccgcgCCGCCGCTGCTACCTGCTGAGCGTGGCGCTGCGCCTGCTGGCCGAGCTGGCCTTCCTGGCGGGCCAGGCGCTGCTCTACGGCTTCCGCGTGGCCCCGCACTTCGCGTGCGCCGGCCCGCCGTGCCCGCACACCGTGGACTGCTTCGTGAGCCGGCCCACCGAGAAGACCGTCTTCGTGCTCTTCTACTTCGCCGTGGGGCTGCTCTCGGCGCTGCTCAGCGTGGCCGAGCTGGGCCACCTGCTCTGGAAGGGCCGCCCGCGCGCCGGGCGCTGTCGCCAGGGGGCCGAGCGCGACGGCCGCCGCCACCGAGCGCACGAGGAGGCGCAGCAGctgctcccgccgccgccgccgccgctgcccccGATCCCGCCCtcccgccgcccgcgccccgaCGACCCCAGCGGCCCGCCCGCCTACGCGCACCCGGGCCCCGCCGGCGACAGCGAGGGCGGCAGCGGCCGCAGCAAGGCGTCTCTGGCCACTGTCCGCCAGGACCTGGCCATCTAG